CTGGTTTAGGTTGCGCTTGTTTATGACTCGGTTTATTTTGAGGTTTACGAGGTTGGTCTTTTGCTTTCTTAATAGAGAGGCTGATCTTACCATCATCAGCGATTGTAAGTACTTTAACTTCAACAACATCCCCTACAGATAAATGATCTTCTACGTTTTCAACATAGTTATCTGCCACTTCACTTATGTGAACTAAGCCACTTTTCCCCTCAGGTAGCTCAACGAATGCGCCGAACTTTTTAATACCAGTGACTTTACCTTTAAGCTTATTTCCTACTTCGATTGACATATTGTAAATAAATCCTCCCGATTTGATTCGATTTTACCCTTATTATATTCCTGTTCGCTCAATTTAACAATAGTATTTGAATTAAATAAAAAAAATCTTTATTTATCTTGTTTGGATCCTTTTTCTTGCTGTTTTGACTTGTCTCCCGGCAATTTAAATATTACTTCACCATCATTACTTAAGTAGTAATCATCTCGGGCAACTTTTTCTATATAATCTTTATTATTTAAGTTATTGAGTTCTTCTTTTAACGCTAATTCTTCATCTTGTTGCTTTTGATATCTTTGCTCTTTATGTTGTCTTTCTACAGTTGCTTCGTCATTGCTTTTCATTTGTGTGACAAGCATGATTGAAAGAATGATGATAATTGCTACTAAGATACCGCCAAACAAAGTAACTCTTCTGCGTACAACTTTACGTCTCATACGTTGTTGCTGCTTCTTCTTATTTTCGGCAGAAGTAAAAGTATTGCCTATATTTTCAACTTTTTTACTCATAGCTTGTCACCTCCTCTTTATGATTCACTTATCTTCTCTTCTTTTATTAGCTCATACATGCCCTTAGCATTTTCTTTAGTGGCATGTTCACTTAAACCAGTAACTTTTATTGTAATTACTTTTTGACCAAATTTAATAATCAGTTCGTCATCAACTTTAACATCTGTGCCTGCTTTTGCCGTAGTTCCATTAACTGAAATACGACCTTGATCACTAATTTCTTTTGCTAAAGTACGACGTTTTACTAATCTGGAAACTTTGAGATATTTATCGAGTCTCATCGTTTTCTCCTCCTTGTTCTAAATAGCGTCTTAACGCTTCTTCATCTAACGTCATATTTTTTGTTTTATCATACATTTTCAAGAAATATTGCGCAAATACTTTCTCGAATTTAACGCGTTCTTTTTTACCTTCTTGTGCCTTAGCATCTGCCCATATAGCATTTAAGTCTTCTATATTTTCCGCTTCTTGATCCCCAAAAATATGTGGGTGTCTGCGAATCATTTTATCTACCAAGCTATAAACGATTTCATTGATATCGAAATAGCCTTCTTTTTTACCAATACTTGCATGTAATAGTACTTGTAATAAAATGTCTCCTAGCTCTTCTATCATATGCCAGTCATCTTCATTATCAATTGCTTCGAATAACTCGAATGATTCTTCTAATAAATAACGTTTTAATGAATCGTGTGTTTGTTCTCTATCCCATGGACAGCCGTCATTATCATCTACAAGTCTATCTATGATATGAGTAGCATATTTAAAGTCGCTATAATAATGTTCACTTGCCGTATCTTTAGGTATAAGCACACTTGATAAATTAGTAAACGCATCTGTATGGTGATCTAATTCATAAAGTGGTGTTGCAATGACTTGAGCATTTCTTCCACGTGCGCCATTTACAATATAAACTTCATGATCATCTTGGTACGTTTCCATTAACGTTACCTTTAAATCACCGGCAACCATGGAACTATATACTTGTGTAATTAACACGTGATTACGTTTGTTTAATTGTTCAGCCACAAGTGATGTTGCATCTAGCAAAGTAAAACCATCATTAGGGTCTATAGCAACGGCTTCAAAAACATCATCAATAAAACTTTTTCCACCTAAAACTTCTACCTCTAACTCCTCGTGTTCTTGCGCGTAATCTAATAATAGCGCCGTTGTTGTTTCAGCTACACGTGGATGTCCCGGAACTGCGTATACGACCTCTTGTTCTTGAGCTAAAGAGACTAATTGTTGAACAATCTCTTCATATACCGCTTCAAAAGAATCATTTGCTTCATAGATGTCATCAAAGCTATAAAACGTTAACAAATCTGATAATTCATTAATCACAGGATGTTCTTTGGTACGTGTATAGACTATCGTCTGTTGTTGTAAAAACTTGTATATCCCCAACGGCAATTCATCTAAACCATAGTTACCAAGTCCAACAATTGTAATTTTATGCGTCATTCGTGTTTACCTCTCTTTAAATGATAAATCTTATCTCCTAGTGGTAGATGTTTTAGCTCTCTATATTTAAATAAATTCATCCATATTATAGCACTGACCATCACAATAATGCCTGCCAGAGCAGAAATTAATAATTCAAGCAAACCAGTTAGTCTTCCAGTAGTTGGAATAATCCACAACACGAATTGGACTGCAAGACTCATAAGTATCATAGCGCCAATTAATTTTAGTATAAACGTTTGTAGCCCTGATAACTGGTAAAACTTTTTGATATTTACGTGCAAAATTATAACTGTAACGACCAATGAACCTACCGTTGCTATACTAGCACCTAACATTTGTATATGCGGTATAAGTAAAATATTGAGGCAAGCCTTAATTATTATACCTACGATGCAACTAATAAAAATCATTTTTTCTTGGTTCATTACTTGTAAAAGTGACATCTCCATCATAATTAAAGAGACACAAATTACCGTTAACATATACACTGCAAGCGTGAATGTCTCGCTATTATTTTCAAAAAACACTCTGTTTAATACTGGCAATAAATTAATTAACCCAATACCTGCTGCAGTACTAATAAGCAACGTGATTTTTAATGACGCATTAGTATAACGATTCATTAGTACAATTTGTTTATTATTTTTGGCATCTGTCAGTAATGGAATTAATACAAAACAAAATGTAGTCGTAACGATTAAGCCCATTTGAATAAATGATGCGCCTCTATCATAGACACCTTTGCTAGAAATCGCATGTTGAAAGTCTAGCCCGTTCAATGTAAGTGCATGAATAACCGTAAAACTATCGACAACCTGCCATAAAATGACAATAAGCTGACTGACAGCAAAGACGATAATTGCCAAAGTTAGCTTCTTCCATTCTATCGCCTTATTTTTTTCTGCCATACTAAAAGGTTTATGCAGTGTTAAATAAAGACTAGAAGCTAAAAATCCGAAACCTGAACCTAGAATAGCTAACGTACCTGCCGCATAAATCGACCAATCTCTATAGGCAAACAAAGCAATTGCTATCATAATAATCACAACACGTAAAAACTGTTCTACAACTTGTGAAATGGCAGGAACATTCATTTCTTGCTTACTTTGATAATAGCCTCTTAATACACCTAACGTACTAAAAAATAGAAAGCTAACACTTGCAGCGCTTATCATCGGGGCTAAATTAGCATCACCCATAAATTGAGCAATCCATTTTGCACATATAAATAATATTAAGAAAAAGCCAATGCAGACATATTGTAATTTAACTAATACTGAAGCAAATTTGGCGTCGTTACGTCCTGTACCAAATGTTTGGGTTAATGCACTAGGTATAGCGTTCATCGATAAGATAACACCTAATGCTACTATTGGATATATTTGCTGATAAGCATATAAACCTGAATCACCCAGTACATTTTGATAAGGTACGCGATAAATAGCACTTAAAATCTTCACAACTATTAATGCTATTGTCAGTACAATGACACCATTAAATGCCGTAGTAGTCTTAGACTTCATCCTTAATTACCATACTTTCTTCCAAACATTTCGCTAAAAATTTAAGATTTTCAAACCATTGTTTTGCTTTGGTTAATGTTACTTTCATTTTACCATCTTGAACGCCAACTTTCATTGCACGCCCTAATGGCTGTGTTTGTTTAAACAATGCTTCCCCATCAATATCTTCAGTCCCTTTTTCAGATAGGAAAATTTCAATTGTCTTACCTTTATCTTTTATTAACGTCACGCCTGCATGTAAAGCATGTATTTTGATTTCCATCATATCTAATAAACGTGCTACTTCTGCTGGATATTCATTAAAACGATCGATAAGTTCATCTTTAATATCTATCAGTTGTGTTTTACTTTCGATTTTTCTAAGTTTTTTATAGATTTCTATTTTAGCCTGTTCATTTTGAATGTATTCTGCCGGTAAGTAAGCATCGATATTTAATTCTATTTCTACTTCCGGTGCATCATTTTGTTCCGGAGTAATGCCACGTTTTTCATTAACCGCTTCTTCTAACATTTGAGAATATAAATCGAATCCGACTGAGTCAATAAAGCCATGCTGTTGTTTACCAAGCAGGTTACCTGCGCCACGTATATTTAAGTCTCGCATCGCTATTTTGAAACCAGAACCTAATTCTGTAAATTCTTTTATAGCTTGTAATCTATCTTCTGCTGTTTCAGTAAGTACTTTATTAGCTGGGTGAAGGAAATAAGCATAACCTATGCGACTAGAACGCCCAACTCTACCCCTTAATTGATATAACTGACTCAGTCCAAAACGATCAGCCTCTTCAATTATAAGTGTGTTAGCATTTGGCACGTCGACACCTGTTTCGATAATTGTCGTCGTTACAAGAATGTCATATTCATGGTTAATAAAACCAATCATAGTTTCTTCTAAATCTCGTTCGGTCATTTGGCCATGAGCCACTCCTATAGAGGCATCTGGCATTAACATTTGTAGTTGTTCTCGCTTTTCATAAATAGACTGTACTTTATTATATAAGTAAAATACTTGTCCTTCTCTAGATAATTCACGTTCTAACGCTTCTTTTATGAAATTAGAATTTTGTTCTAAGACATAAGTTTGTACAGGGAATCTATTTTCTGGTGGTGTCTCGATAACCGATAAATCACGCACGCCAAGCATACTCATATGCAACGTTCTCGGAATTGGTGTCGCAGTAAGTGTTAGCACGTCGACATTCGTTTTTAACGTTTTGATACGTTCTTTATGTCTAACTCCGAAACGTTGTTCTTCGTCGACAATTAATAAACCTAAATCTTTATAAACTATATCTTTACCAAGTAATTTATGCGTACCTACAACGATATCAACTTTACCTGATTTTAAGCCTTCTTTTACTTCTTTAATTTCTTTAGTAGTTCTAAAGCGACTAATGAGTTCAACATCAATAGGGAAATCTTGCATACGTTCAATTAACGTTTCATAATGTTGTTGCGCCAAAATCGTCGTTGGTACTAGGAACGCCACTTGCTTACCTTCTAATACTGCCTTAAATGCTGCACGGACAGCGACCTCAGTCTTACCATAACCCACGTCACCACATAACAATCTATCCATAGGTTTTTGTTGTTCCATATCACCTTTAATTTCAGTAATAGATTTCGCTTGGTCAGGCGTTAACTCATATGGAAAATCCAATTCAAAGTCGTTTTGTTCTGCGCTATCAGGCCCATATTGATAACCTACAGACATTTCACGTTCTTTGTATAATTCAATTAATTCGTCGGCAATGTCTTCAACGCTTTGTTGTACTTTAGCCTTTGTTTTCTTCCATTCAGTGCCACCAAGTTTATTAAGTTTTGGCATTTTATCTTCGGAGGCAACATATTTTTGAACCTGATCCATTTGGTCTACAGGTACAAATAGCTGGTCTGTTCCTTTATATTGCAACTTAATATAATCTTTGTGAACGCCAGCAACTTCTAAAGTTTCAACGCCTAAATACCTACCGACACCGTGATGCACATGTACAACGTAATCTCCGACTTTTAAATCTTGATAAGATTTTATTTTTTCAGCATTCGTTAATGTTTTTTGCTGTTTACGTTTTTTCTTTTGTTGCGACTTGAATAATTCTCGTTCGGTCACAACCACAAGTTGCATATATGGCAGCTCGAAACCTTCAGACAGACTACCCTCTGTAATAATGGCACGTCCACCTTGGATTTCGTTTTCTGCAACATCCACAAATGTTGGAATATGCATTTCATTCAACATAGATTGGATACGTTCTTTTTTAGTTTCTGTTTCTGCTAAAACGACAATCGTGTAATCATTAGCAATATAACGTTGAAATTCTGAACGCATAATATCGTACTGGCCATAAAATTGTTGCACTGGTTTACAAGAAAATTTAATAATGTCTTGTAGTTTTACAGACATCGTTGCAGTAAATAATGTGAAATATGCGACTGGATGTTTTTTGAGCAATGTTTCAAAGTTTTGATAGTCTAAGAAACTTTGACCGATAAAACCTTTACCACTTTCGATTAAGTTTTGCATAAAGTCATCGACTTCAGTCGTTAACGTTTCTTCAGTTTCTTTAATTCTGTTATATTCATCTACTGCTACGATGGCATCGTCTTGGAAGTAATCTATTATTGTTGCAGGTTGTTCATACATAAACGCAACAAGTCTTCTCATTACTTGATGATCAAATAATGACGATTCAAATAATTTAAAGCTATCGTATGTTTCTTTAACATCATTACGTACGGATTTATCAATTTTGGGACGAGTTTCTTGGTACGCTTCAGTAAGTTTTTCTTTTGTATGTTTAATAACGTCATCTGTAATAATATAATCACTAGCTGTCGTAATATTAACCTCTTGCATATTATCGTTAGATCTTTGAGATTCCACATCAAAATTTCTAATTGAATCAATTTCAGTATCAAACAATTCAATTCTTACTGGTTCGCCAATTAATGGATATATATCAATAATGCCACCACGTAATGAAAATTCACCGATATGCGATACTACACTTTCGCGTCTATAACCCATATTTACTAATTTAGTCAGTAAGTCATCTACATTTATGTCTTCACCTACAGATAAAGTAATCTGATGCGATTTCCATAATTCGACAGGCGTTAACCATTTTTTTAAACCATTTAACGGCACGATAAATAAGCCTCTCTCATTTTGAGATAGTGCAGTTAATGTACGTACACGTTCACTCATAAATTGAGGGCTTTGCGTAGAAAATTCTTCTGTCATAATATCTTGCATCGGATATTTATAAACATCATTGGCATCTACAAATTGTAGTATATCCGCTTCTAGCTTATCTGCTTGATATAAATTATTAGTAACTACGAGTAATTGTTGTTCACTTTCTAAATATTTCTCTGCAATTATCGTAGCTTTTGCCGCAGCCGACAAACCTGTTACTAAAATATTATCTTTCCCAAATACTTCGTTTAATTCCTGATAACGTTTATCTTTATTTATATAATCTGTAATTATTGATTTCAATTGACATCACCATTGTATTCATTCATCACTTGGTCGAAACGTGAAGTTTCTATATAAGATTCCACTGCGCGCGCTGAATGTTCGATAACTTTTTCCATAGTAATCATTTCTTGTTTTGAAAATTTTTGTAATACGTAATCTGGAACTGACATGCCACCACTTGGTCTATCCACACCAATACGAATTCTTTTGAATTGATCAGTGCCTAACATTTTAATGATAGATTTCATGCCATTATGACCACCAGCACTACCTTTTTGTCTTAATCTTATCTCGCCTTGAGGCAAGTCTAAATCATCATATAGTACGATTAAATCATCTACATCTATATCATAATAATCCATCAAAGGTGCTACGGCTTCGCCAGATAAGTTCATCATTGTTAAGGGTTCTATAAACATAACTTTTTCTTGATTTAAGCGCTCAATCGTATATGCGCCTTTAAATTTCTGCTTATCTAAAGAAAAATTGTTTCGGTCTAAAATATAATCTATCACTTCAAATCCAATATTGTGTCGCGTAGATTCAAAACGTTTACCTATATTTCCAAGGCCAACAATACATTTCATTTTGTTTCCTCCATTAATTACCATTTATATGTTGTGCGATAATTGATAAAAACAACGAGTAGCAAATCAATTCGCATCTTGTATTTTTAATATCATTCATTATATTAACATAAAAAAGCACCTGCTTAAGCAAATAAGCATGGTGCTTTTAAATTTAAAATTTAGGAAACAATCGTCCGAACAAATATTATTCTTTGTCTTCTGATTCTTCTTCGTTGTCGCTGTCTTCTTTGTCTTCACCAACAACTTCTGGTTCTTCAGTAGCTGATTCGCCTTCCATTGCTTCGATTTCTTCTTCTGTAGGTTCTTCAGTTGGAGGAACTACAGTTACGACTGAATCATTTTCGTCGTTTTCGATTGTGAAGTTACCAGTAGTTTTAAGGTCACTTACTGAAATGCTGTCATTTACTTCTAATTCAGTAATGTCTACTTCGATTGATTCTGGGATGTTGTCTGGAGTTGCAGTTACTTCAAGGTCGAATAATGGTTGTTCAACAACGCCACCTTCTTTAGCTCCTGCAGCTTCACCAACTAATTGAACTGGTACTTCAACAGTACGTTCTTCACTCATGTTTATTGCTAAGAAGTCAATGTGAGTAATTTGATTTTTAAGTGGATCGAATTGGTAGTCTGAAACCATTACTTTAATAGTTTTAGAACCTACAGCTAATTCGATAACACCGTTACGTCCAACTTCACGGATAACTTTAATAAATTCTACTTCGTCAACTTTAACTGAAGTATTTTTAGTACCGTAACCGTATACGATTGCTGGTACTTTACCAGAATTTCTTAATGTTTTTAAATCTGAACGTGTTTGTTTCCCTTGACGAATGATTGACTTTAATGAAGCCATGCTCATTTCCACCTTTCATAATTGCTCTATGTTAGAGCCCCTCACTTACCCATCAACATTTTCGTTGCTTGTAAGTGTTTATTTATTCGTTTTTACACGAATAGACATATTATATCTTTTTGTAATTAATTAGTCAAATAGCACACTAACTGATTCACGTTCGTAAACACGGATAATTGCTTGAGCTAATAACCCTGCTACAGACAATTCTTTAGTGTTTTCAGGTTTGCGACTATCTTCTAGTTGAATAGAATTTGTTACGACTAATTCTTTAATAGCTGAATTTTCGATACGCTCTCTTGCTGGGCCCGATAATACTGGGTGCGTACAACAAGCGTAAACTTCTTTTGCACCTTTATCTTTTAATGCCTGTGCAGCTAATGTAATCGTTCCTGCAGTATCAATGATATCGTCTATAATGATTGCTGTGCGTCCATCAATTTCACCCACAATGTTCATTACTTCTGCAACATTTGGTTTCGGTCTACGCTTATCAATGATTGCAATTGGAGTTTTTAATATGTCCGCTAATTTACGTGCTCTAGTCACACCGCCATGGTCTGGTGAAACGACAACACATTCATCCGGATTAATGTCTGCTTCATTTTGGAAGTAATCAGCTAAGATTGGCACACCCATTAAATGATCGATAGGAATATCGAAAAAGCCTTGGATTTGTGGTGCATGCAAATCTAAAGCAATCATGCGATCAGCGCCAGCTGTTTCGATTAAGTTAGCAACTAATTTTGCAGTAATAGGTTCACGGCTACGTGCTTTTCTATCTTGTCTAGCATATCCATAATATGGAACTACAATATTTATTGTCGAAGCTGAAGCACGTTTACATGCATCAATCATAATTAATAATTCCATTAAGTGTAAGTTAACTGGATTAGAAGTTGGTTGGATAATAAAGACGTCACAACCACGTATACTTTCTTCAATATTGATTTGAATTTCTCCATCGCTAAAACGTTTAACAGAACATTTTCCTAGTTCAATACCCACGCTATCTGCTACTTGTTGTGCTAAAGGTTCGTTACCCTTTAAAGAAAATATTTTTAAAGCAGAATTTTTATATTCATTGTTTAACATTTATAGTCCTCCAATTAATTACTTCCATAAGTTTAAATAAATAGACAATACGAAACTTCTTTTTCTATGCTGATAAAAATTTTTGTATCTTGATTTTAACAGTAAAAGCATGTTTGTCTAAAAGTTAACTCTTTATTTATTATTAAAATAGCCTTCTTTAGTCGTTTGTCTTTCTCTCGCTAATGCCAAACTGTTGTCAGGTACGTTATCTGTTATTGTTGAACCTGCAGCAATAAATGCAAAATCGCCTACTGTAACAGGAGCAACAAGATTAGTATTACATCCTATAAATGCATCATTACCTATTGTTGTCTTAAATTTATTTTTACCGTCGTAATTAACTGTGATAGAACCACAACCAACGTTTGAACGTTCACCGATTTCAGCGTCACCAATATAACTTAAGTGTGGAAGTTTTGCACCATCTTTAACGACTGATTTTTTCACTTCTACAAAGTTACCTACTTTAACTTTATTACCAATATCTGAACCAGGTCTTAGTTGGGCAAATGGTCCAATATTAACTTCATCAGCAACTTTAGATTCATTAATTACTGATTGTTTGATATTTACGCCGTTACCAATGCTACTATCAGCTATTTCTGAGTGTTGGCCTACGAGAACATTTGAACCTATAACAGTTTTACCAGTTAATTTAACGCCAGGTTCTATCGTAGTATCTTGTCCTATTTTTACATCTTTACCAATGTATGTAGTTTGTGGATCAATAATTGTTACACCGTCACGCATATGTTGTTCGTTTATACGTGTTCTCATCGCTTGTTCAGCAGAACTTAACATAACACGATCATTAACACCCATGATTTCATCAAAATCATCTGTATGGTAAATTTCAACTTTACCATTTTCGTTAAGAATTAATGATAGTACTTCTGGTAAGTAATATTCGCCTTGTGCATTATCATTGTTCACATCTGCTAATTTAGAGAACAACGTTGCATTATCAAAAGCAAATATACCTGAACTGATTTCGTTAATTTGTTGTTCTTCGGTTGTTGCATCTTTTTGCTCTACTATTTTTGTTAATGATTCGTTGTCATTCCTTACAATACGTCCATATCCAAAAGGATTAGGGGCAGTTGCTGACAATACTGTAGCTTGAGCTTGATTTTGTTCATGATGTTCAATTAAAGATTTTAATGTTTCTGCAGTCACTAATGGTGTGTCGCCACAAACAACTAAAGTTGTACCTTCTTGAGTACCTATATGTTCTTCTGCCATTCTAACAGCATGAGCAGTACCTAATTGTTCTTCTTGAAAACTATATAGCGATTGCTCGCCTAATGCTTCTTTTACACTATCTGCGCCATGTCCTACAATCGTTACGATTGTTTCAACGCCCGAATGTTTTACATTATCAATAACATGTTCAATCATTGATTTGCCTGCAACTTCGTGTAACACTTTATATTTCTGTGATTTCATACGTGTACCCTTACCTGCTGCCAGTACTATTGCATGTCTTTGCATGAGTGCTAACCCTCCATTAAAATATACACTTCAATATTATTATAATTTAACGTAAGTATTAGTTTCAAGACTCAAACAACTAATGTCATATAATGGCAATAATTTATTTCTAATATGG
The Staphylococcus kloosii genome window above contains:
- a CDS encoding S1 domain-containing RNA-binding protein, with translation MSIEVGNKLKGKVTGIKKFGAFVELPEGKSGLVHISEVADNYVENVEDHLSVGDVVEVKVLTIADDGKISLSIKKAKDQPRKPQNKPSHKQAQPKPEDFEKKLNNFLKDSEDKLTSIKRQTESRRGGRGARR
- the glmU gene encoding bifunctional UDP-N-acetylglucosamine diphosphorylase/glucosamine-1-phosphate N-acetyltransferase GlmU; amino-acid sequence: MQRHAIVLAAGKGTRMKSQKYKVLHEVAGKSMIEHVIDNVKHSGVETIVTIVGHGADSVKEALGEQSLYSFQEEQLGTAHAVRMAEEHIGTQEGTTLVVCGDTPLVTAETLKSLIEHHEQNQAQATVLSATAPNPFGYGRIVRNDNESLTKIVEQKDATTEEQQINEISSGIFAFDNATLFSKLADVNNDNAQGEYYLPEVLSLILNENGKVEIYHTDDFDEIMGVNDRVMLSSAEQAMRTRINEQHMRDGVTIIDPQTTYIGKDVKIGQDTTIEPGVKLTGKTVIGSNVLVGQHSEIADSSIGNGVNIKQSVINESKVADEVNIGPFAQLRPGSDIGNKVKVGNFVEVKKSVVKDGAKLPHLSYIGDAEIGERSNVGCGSITVNYDGKNKFKTTIGNDAFIGCNTNLVAPVTVGDFAFIAAGSTITDNVPDNSLALARERQTTKEGYFNNK
- a CDS encoding ribose-phosphate diphosphokinase, yielding MLNNEYKNSALKIFSLKGNEPLAQQVADSVGIELGKCSVKRFSDGEIQINIEESIRGCDVFIIQPTSNPVNLHLMELLIMIDACKRASASTINIVVPYYGYARQDRKARSREPITAKLVANLIETAGADRMIALDLHAPQIQGFFDIPIDHLMGVPILADYFQNEADINPDECVVVSPDHGGVTRARKLADILKTPIAIIDKRRPKPNVAEVMNIVGEIDGRTAIIIDDIIDTAGTITLAAQALKDKGAKEVYACCTHPVLSGPARERIENSAIKELVVTNSIQLEDSRKPENTKELSVAGLLAQAIIRVYERESVSVLFD
- a CDS encoding FtsB family cell division protein codes for the protein MSKKVENIGNTFTSAENKKKQQQRMRRKVVRRRVTLFGGILVAIIIILSIMLVTQMKSNDEATVERQHKEQRYQKQQDEELALKEELNNLNNKDYIEKVARDDYYLSNDGEVIFKLPGDKSKQQEKGSKQDK
- a CDS encoding 50S ribosomal protein L25/general stress protein Ctc; translated protein: MASLKSIIRQGKQTRSDLKTLRNSGKVPAIVYGYGTKNTSVKVDEVEFIKVIREVGRNGVIELAVGSKTIKVMVSDYQFDPLKNQITHIDFLAINMSEERTVEVPVQLVGEAAGAKEGGVVEQPLFDLEVTATPDNIPESIEVDITELEVNDSISVSDLKTTGNFTIENDENDSVVTVVPPTEEPTEEEIEAMEGESATEEPEVVGEDKEDSDNEEESEDKE
- the mfd gene encoding transcription-repair coupling factor produces the protein MKSIITDYINKDKRYQELNEVFGKDNILVTGLSAAAKATIIAEKYLESEQQLLVVTNNLYQADKLEADILQFVDANDVYKYPMQDIMTEEFSTQSPQFMSERVRTLTALSQNERGLFIVPLNGLKKWLTPVELWKSHQITLSVGEDINVDDLLTKLVNMGYRRESVVSHIGEFSLRGGIIDIYPLIGEPVRIELFDTEIDSIRNFDVESQRSNDNMQEVNITTASDYIITDDVIKHTKEKLTEAYQETRPKIDKSVRNDVKETYDSFKLFESSLFDHQVMRRLVAFMYEQPATIIDYFQDDAIVAVDEYNRIKETEETLTTEVDDFMQNLIESGKGFIGQSFLDYQNFETLLKKHPVAYFTLFTATMSVKLQDIIKFSCKPVQQFYGQYDIMRSEFQRYIANDYTIVVLAETETKKERIQSMLNEMHIPTFVDVAENEIQGGRAIITEGSLSEGFELPYMQLVVVTERELFKSQQKKKRKQQKTLTNAEKIKSYQDLKVGDYVVHVHHGVGRYLGVETLEVAGVHKDYIKLQYKGTDQLFVPVDQMDQVQKYVASEDKMPKLNKLGGTEWKKTKAKVQQSVEDIADELIELYKEREMSVGYQYGPDSAEQNDFELDFPYELTPDQAKSITEIKGDMEQQKPMDRLLCGDVGYGKTEVAVRAAFKAVLEGKQVAFLVPTTILAQQHYETLIERMQDFPIDVELISRFRTTKEIKEVKEGLKSGKVDIVVGTHKLLGKDIVYKDLGLLIVDEEQRFGVRHKERIKTLKTNVDVLTLTATPIPRTLHMSMLGVRDLSVIETPPENRFPVQTYVLEQNSNFIKEALERELSREGQVFYLYNKVQSIYEKREQLQMLMPDASIGVAHGQMTERDLEETMIGFINHEYDILVTTTIIETGVDVPNANTLIIEEADRFGLSQLYQLRGRVGRSSRIGYAYFLHPANKVLTETAEDRLQAIKEFTELGSGFKIAMRDLNIRGAGNLLGKQQHGFIDSVGFDLYSQMLEEAVNEKRGITPEQNDAPEVEIELNIDAYLPAEYIQNEQAKIEIYKKLRKIESKTQLIDIKDELIDRFNEYPAEVARLLDMMEIKIHALHAGVTLIKDKGKTIEIFLSEKGTEDIDGEALFKQTQPLGRAMKVGVQDGKMKVTLTKAKQWFENLKFLAKCLEESMVIKDEV
- the pth gene encoding aminoacyl-tRNA hydrolase → MKCIVGLGNIGKRFESTRHNIGFEVIDYILDRNNFSLDKQKFKGAYTIERLNQEKVMFIEPLTMMNLSGEAVAPLMDYYDIDVDDLIVLYDDLDLPQGEIRLRQKGSAGGHNGMKSIIKMLGTDQFKRIRIGVDRPSGGMSVPDYVLQKFSKQEMITMEKVIEHSARAVESYIETSRFDQVMNEYNGDVN
- a CDS encoding MazG nucleotide pyrophosphohydrolase domain-containing protein codes for the protein MTHKITIVGLGNYGLDELPLGIYKFLQQQTIVYTRTKEHPVINELSDLLTFYSFDDIYEANDSFEAVYEEIVQQLVSLAQEQEVVYAVPGHPRVAETTTALLLDYAQEHEELEVEVLGGKSFIDDVFEAVAIDPNDGFTLLDATSLVAEQLNKRNHVLITQVYSSMVAGDLKVTLMETYQDDHEVYIVNGARGRNAQVIATPLYELDHHTDAFTNLSSVLIPKDTASEHYYSDFKYATHIIDRLVDDNDGCPWDREQTHDSLKRYLLEESFELFEAIDNEDDWHMIEELGDILLQVLLHASIGKKEGYFDINEIVYSLVDKMIRRHPHIFGDQEAENIEDLNAIWADAKAQEGKKERVKFEKVFAQYFLKMYDKTKNMTLDEEALRRYLEQGGENDETR
- a CDS encoding RNA-binding S4 domain-containing protein; translation: MRLDKYLKVSRLVKRRTLAKEISDQGRISVNGTTAKAGTDVKVDDELIIKFGQKVITIKVTGLSEHATKENAKGMYELIKEEKISES
- a CDS encoding polysaccharide biosynthesis protein — translated: MKSKTTTAFNGVIVLTIALIVVKILSAIYRVPYQNVLGDSGLYAYQQIYPIVALGVILSMNAIPSALTQTFGTGRNDAKFASVLVKLQYVCIGFFLILFICAKWIAQFMGDANLAPMISAASVSFLFFSTLGVLRGYYQSKQEMNVPAISQVVEQFLRVVIIMIAIALFAYRDWSIYAAGTLAILGSGFGFLASSLYLTLHKPFSMAEKNKAIEWKKLTLAIIVFAVSQLIVILWQVVDSFTVIHALTLNGLDFQHAISSKGVYDRGASFIQMGLIVTTTFCFVLIPLLTDAKNNKQIVLMNRYTNASLKITLLISTAAGIGLINLLPVLNRVFFENNSETFTLAVYMLTVICVSLIMMEMSLLQVMNQEKMIFISCIVGIIIKACLNILLIPHIQMLGASIATVGSLVVTVIILHVNIKKFYQLSGLQTFILKLIGAMILMSLAVQFVLWIIPTTGRLTGLLELLISALAGIIVMVSAIIWMNLFKYRELKHLPLGDKIYHLKRGKHE